A genomic segment from Geitlerinema sp. PCC 7407 encodes:
- a CDS encoding Nif11-like leader peptide family natural product precursor — protein sequence MSKERASDFLEAIAQDETLRHRFQGVEDGEAFLAIADEMGYTFSIGELKEVIGELSEGVQTRRHTGVWKWLRSDASWLWSKV from the coding sequence ATGTCAAAAGAGCGCGCCAGTGATTTTTTGGAAGCGATCGCCCAAGATGAAACCCTACGTCATCGTTTTCAGGGCGTTGAAGACGGCGAAGCCTTTTTGGCGATCGCCGACGAGATGGGCTACACCTTCAGCATCGGAGAGCTCAAGGAAGTCATCGGCGAGCTGAGCGAAGGGGTCCAAACCCGACGCCACACCGGCGTTTGGAAGTGGCTCCGCAGCGACGCTAGCTGGCTTTGGAGCAAGGTCTGA
- a CDS encoding NupC/NupG family nucleoside CNT transporter has translation MAHPIYLNVISLLGMFGLCAIAWLFSENRRIVPWRIIFWGIGLQLLLGLLVFWFPPTKFALEAFSRLLDGVFVAADVGARFVFGPALIPPIGQAPTPGIGTIFAFRVLPTVVFFAGLMALLYNIGVIQPVVNFFAKLFYAVMRLSGAEALSGAANIFVGIEAAIVVKPFLAKMTRSELCAILACCFGTAASSTLAIYVRALQDVFPNILVHLVSASIIAIPACFVLSKILVPETEIPLTAGGIPQEEKPNKGLKTRPGFDEEKQFADGHEEFATEGAPQETVGGEPIERVSPVDAAIVGAIDGLRMAVTIGAVLILILGLVSLIDQIFAALAGLQNSSYAFLQPVGQVFQVVTLDNILGVMFYPFTLLTGVPYDESWQASILIGSRLLKTAIPPYQQLGQLAAAGALSDRTVLIVSYALSGFAHMASVGIFVGGTIALIPSRRKDISELGWKALFIGTLATLMIGCVAGIFDNGDPSILGRGSQPVPAQTAPAAPATSPFPGAPSVTPAAPGSPAAPAMPGTPPTGATPSPAPAAPESPAASPSPAPGSPAASPSPEASASPVAPPAASPSPTASPSP, from the coding sequence ATGGCTCACCCGATATATCTAAACGTTATTTCGCTGCTCGGCATGTTTGGCCTGTGCGCGATCGCCTGGCTGTTCTCCGAGAATCGACGCATCGTCCCCTGGCGCATTATCTTTTGGGGAATTGGCCTCCAGCTCCTCCTGGGCCTGCTTGTCTTCTGGTTCCCGCCCACCAAATTCGCCCTCGAAGCCTTTAGTCGGCTGCTAGATGGCGTCTTCGTGGCGGCGGATGTGGGGGCGCGCTTCGTCTTTGGCCCGGCCCTGATTCCGCCCATTGGCCAGGCGCCCACTCCCGGTATTGGGACTATCTTTGCCTTTCGGGTGCTGCCGACGGTGGTCTTCTTTGCTGGCCTGATGGCCCTGCTCTACAACATTGGCGTGATCCAGCCCGTCGTGAACTTCTTTGCGAAGCTGTTCTACGCAGTGATGCGCCTGAGCGGCGCAGAGGCCCTCAGCGGCGCTGCGAATATCTTCGTAGGCATCGAGGCCGCCATCGTCGTCAAGCCCTTCTTGGCCAAAATGACCCGCAGCGAGCTCTGCGCGATCTTGGCTTGCTGCTTTGGGACGGCGGCTTCTTCGACCCTGGCCATCTATGTGCGGGCTCTCCAGGACGTCTTCCCCAATATCTTGGTGCACCTGGTCTCGGCGTCCATCATCGCGATTCCAGCCTGCTTTGTCTTGTCCAAAATCTTGGTGCCGGAGACGGAGATTCCCCTGACGGCGGGCGGCATTCCCCAGGAAGAGAAGCCCAATAAAGGCCTCAAAACTCGTCCGGGCTTCGATGAAGAAAAGCAGTTTGCAGATGGCCACGAAGAGTTTGCCACTGAGGGCGCGCCCCAAGAAACGGTGGGCGGGGAGCCTATCGAGCGGGTGAGCCCCGTGGACGCGGCGATCGTCGGCGCCATTGACGGTCTCCGGATGGCGGTGACCATTGGCGCTGTGCTGATTTTGATCCTGGGTCTGGTGTCCCTGATCGACCAGATTTTCGCAGCCTTGGCGGGCCTGCAAAACTCCTCCTACGCGTTCTTGCAGCCGGTGGGCCAGGTGTTCCAGGTGGTGACCCTCGACAATATTTTGGGGGTGATGTTTTATCCCTTTACGCTGCTGACCGGGGTGCCCTACGACGAGTCCTGGCAGGCGTCGATCTTGATTGGTAGCCGCTTGCTCAAGACCGCGATTCCGCCCTATCAGCAGCTTGGCCAGCTGGCAGCGGCGGGCGCACTGAGCGATCGCACGGTGCTGATTGTCAGCTACGCGCTGTCGGGATTTGCCCACATGGCGTCGGTGGGGATCTTTGTCGGCGGGACGATCGCCCTGATTCCCTCGCGGCGCAAAGATATCTCTGAGCTCGGCTGGAAAGCGCTATTTATCGGGACTCTGGCGACGCTGATGATCGGCTGCGTGGCCGGGATCTTCGATAACGGAGACCCCAGCATCCTGGGGCGTGGCTCGCAGCCAGTGCCTGCCCAGACGGCCCCAGCCGCGCCCGCGACTTCGCCGTTTCCTGGTGCCCCCTCCGTGACGCCCGCAGCGCCCGGCAGTCCGGCTGCTCCGGCGATGCCAGGGACTCCCCCAACCGGCGCGACGCCCAGCCCAGCCCCGGCTGCGCCAGAGTCACCGGCTGCGTCACCGTCCCCGGCTCCTGGTTCTCCGGCGGCTTCGCCCTCGCCAGAGGCCTCAGCCTCTCCGGTCGCGCCGCCAGCCGCATCGCCCTCACCGACTGCTTCGCCGTCGCCCTAG